The DNA sequence GGTGCTCAGCATTTTGAAGTTGGATGCGGGCGGTATCCCCCAGTGCTGGATAGATGCTGAGGATGCAACCCGACATTATGCGGATGACAGCGTTTCATGGACGCTGGGTGAACCTGTCGCCATCATGCGTGGTGGCATCTCTCGTTTAACCGGCCAACAATCGATCATTGAGCTGCACTCCATCATTGCTGTTAAGGGCTCTGCAAAAATAAATTTGTTTGATGTGGTTCCAGCCATCACGAAACGCAAGCTCTATCGACGTGACCGCGGCCTATGCGCCTATTGTGGCTGCCGAATCTCAGAGCACGATGCTGAAGCAGAGCATATTGTTCCCAACAGTAAAGGCGGTAGCTACACCTGGATGAACCTAGTTGTCTCATGCCGTCCTTGCAATCAACGCAAAGGTAATCGTACGCCCGAGAGAGCGGGGATGAGCCTTCTCTACGCCCCTTATACGCCTAGTTTGTACGAAGATATGATTTTGAAGGGCAGAAATATTTTGGCAGATCAGATGGATTTTCTGGCTGCCAATCTGCCGAAGGATAGCCGCATCTTGCAAGACCCATTTTGGGTCTAATTGATTGCAGTAGCAATCGTTCGTTGAGTCTTTTTATGAATGGTTTGCGCTTACTCAAACCGCGTACGATTGTGCTGTTTGCAATCACCATATCGGTATTGGTCCATCTTTACATATTTGTTGGGTTTCCCAGTTTTTTATTCTCTAAGGCGGCTCCATTAGAAGATGTGACCGTCGCCGAGCTGCGTGTCGAGCCTGTTAAAAAAGTTCAGTTAAGTAAACCGGCCGCACCTGAGCCAACCGTGCGGGATCAAAGCTCAAACGCAGTGGGCGATGGCGCGATCATTGAGTCCGATGGCGGGAACGGCGCAGGGCAAGTGGAGCAAGAAGGTCAGGCTTTTCGAGTTCCCGATCCTGGTATTTATTACTACGATGCCTATCTCGATGGCCAATACTTGCAAACGGCTTCAATCGAGTGGCAATTTGATCCAAAACTTGGCTATCGATTATTCATCAATATTCCCTATGCATTTGTTGGGCCATTTATCTTTGAATCCCGAGGAAAGATTGATGCCTACGGATTGGCCCCTGATTTTTATGTGGAGCACCTTGGGAGCCGGCCAGCACGATTTACCCGATTTGATCGCGATGATAAGGGGGGAGGG is a window from the Polynucleobacter sp. HIN11 genome containing:
- a CDS encoding HNH endonuclease — protein: MLSILKLDAGGIPQCWIDAEDATRHYADDSVSWTLGEPVAIMRGGISRLTGQQSIIELHSIIAVKGSAKINLFDVVPAITKRKLYRRDRGLCAYCGCRISEHDAEAEHIVPNSKGGSYTWMNLVVSCRPCNQRKGNRTPERAGMSLLYAPYTPSLYEDMILKGRNILADQMDFLAANLPKDSRILQDPFWV
- a CDS encoding DUF3108 domain-containing protein, whose product is MNGLRLLKPRTIVLFAITISVLVHLYIFVGFPSFLFSKAAPLEDVTVAELRVEPVKKVQLSKPAAPEPTVRDQSSNAVGDGAIIESDGGNGAGQVEQEGQAFRVPDPGIYYYDAYLDGQYLQTASIEWQFDPKLGYRLFINIPYAFVGPFIFESRGKIDAYGLAPDFYVEHLGSRPARFTRFDRDDKGGGKLFFSQKPDQLKDIPPGTQDRFSLMMQLASLLAGNDQIDEKGTVREVPIANLDTVETWRFQSQGEELSDAVSTLGPTVLRHYKRLPVKEMDHKRRNDIWLVKDFGWIPGRVRLENEKGRTFELFLKQVDPIADLPK